A genome region from Haloarcula rubripromontorii includes the following:
- a CDS encoding thiolase family protein, which yields MGVAVIGASMTKFGQRDAWIRELLSQAGEECLTDAGVTPDDVEHLYVSNMSSGEFEGQTGIMNLLAHDLGVLPAYSERVDQTSSSGGAGIYEAWQSVASGASEMTLLVGAEKMTHKTTGQATDIIASITHPDEYKHGVTLPSFAGMTARHYLERFDAPRESLARVAVKNHKNGVDNPNAQFQKEITMEKALESPIIADPLRLYDFCPITDGSAALMFTTEERAAEIADEYAVVSGIGGATDTHVVHERDDPTVMGGVVESSEQAYEMAGLGPEDLDVAELHDMFTILEFLQLEGIGVAEQGTAWEMAMDGATAKDGELPINTSGGLKSKGHPLGASGVAQGVEIYEQLVGEAGPRQVEADTALACNVGGFGNCVITTIMEAAE from the coding sequence ATGGGAGTCGCAGTAATCGGCGCGTCAATGACGAAGTTCGGGCAACGCGACGCCTGGATCCGTGAGCTACTCTCACAGGCGGGTGAGGAGTGTCTCACGGACGCCGGCGTCACACCCGACGATGTAGAGCACCTGTACGTCTCGAACATGTCCAGCGGCGAGTTCGAGGGCCAGACGGGCATCATGAACCTGCTGGCGCACGACCTGGGGGTGCTTCCGGCCTACAGCGAACGGGTCGACCAGACCTCTTCCTCTGGCGGGGCCGGTATCTACGAGGCCTGGCAGTCAGTCGCCAGCGGGGCCAGCGAGATGACGCTGCTGGTCGGCGCGGAGAAGATGACACACAAGACGACGGGTCAGGCGACCGACATCATCGCCTCGATTACCCACCCCGACGAGTACAAACACGGCGTGACGCTCCCGTCGTTCGCCGGCATGACCGCCCGGCACTACTTGGAGCGGTTCGACGCCCCGCGGGAGTCGCTCGCTCGGGTCGCAGTCAAGAACCACAAGAACGGCGTGGACAACCCGAACGCGCAGTTCCAGAAGGAGATTACGATGGAGAAAGCGCTTGAGTCGCCGATTATCGCTGACCCGCTGCGGCTGTACGACTTCTGTCCCATCACGGACGGCAGCGCCGCGCTCATGTTCACGACGGAGGAGCGCGCCGCGGAGATAGCCGACGAGTACGCCGTCGTCTCCGGCATCGGCGGGGCGACCGATACCCACGTCGTCCACGAGCGGGACGACCCGACAGTCATGGGCGGGGTCGTCGAGTCGAGCGAGCAGGCCTACGAGATGGCCGGCCTCGGTCCCGAGGACCTCGACGTGGCCGAACTGCACGATATGTTCACGATTCTGGAGTTCCTGCAACTGGAGGGTATCGGCGTCGCCGAGCAGGGAACGGCCTGGGAGATGGCGATGGACGGAGCCACCGCAAAGGACGGAGAGTTGCCGATCAACACCTCCGGTGGTCTCAAATCGAAGGGCCACCCGCTGGGGGCAAGCGGCGTCGCGCAGGGGGTCGAAATCTACGAACAGCTCGTCGGCGAGGCCGGGCCGCGGCAGGTCGAGGCCGACACCGCGCTGGCGTGTAACGTCGGCGGGTTCGGCAACTGTGTCATCACCACCATCATGGAGGCCGCAGAATGA
- a CDS encoding phosphotransacetylase family protein, translating to MTDTNTLLVTSLEEGIGKTAITLALATRAHDAGYDVGYMKPKGTRLRSAVGKTRDEDPMLARELLDLETDLHEMEPIVYSPTFIQEAIRGREDPDDLRERLQESIETCSEGTDMLLVEGSSDLATGSIVDLTDIDIAELLDARVLLVTGYDTASDTDEILSAARAIGDRLDGVLFNGVTDATVDELADDVVPFLESEGIPVHGILPRDRALAGVTVADLARSLGADILTGDANTDIHVERFSVGAMSGSSALERFRRTRDAVVVTGGDRSEVQTAALEASGIKALLLTGGFQPPSAVIGQATEKNVPVLSVQSDTRTTIDRVEEVLRTGQTRNEATVDRMRTLLDDGVDIETLLSIDL from the coding sequence ATGACCGACACGAACACGCTACTCGTTACATCACTTGAGGAAGGTATCGGCAAGACGGCTATCACGCTCGCGCTAGCGACGCGCGCCCACGACGCGGGCTACGACGTCGGCTACATGAAGCCCAAGGGGACGCGCCTGCGGAGCGCGGTCGGCAAGACGCGGGACGAGGACCCGATGCTCGCCCGCGAACTGCTCGATCTGGAGACCGACCTCCACGAGATGGAGCCTATCGTCTACTCACCGACGTTCATCCAAGAAGCCATCCGCGGGCGTGAGGACCCCGACGACCTCCGCGAGCGATTGCAGGAAAGCATCGAGACGTGTTCGGAGGGAACTGACATGCTCCTCGTCGAGGGGAGCAGCGACCTGGCGACCGGCAGTATCGTCGATCTCACCGACATCGATATCGCGGAGCTACTCGACGCCCGCGTACTGTTAGTCACCGGCTACGATACGGCCAGTGACACGGACGAAATTCTGTCTGCGGCCCGGGCGATCGGCGACCGACTCGACGGCGTCCTGTTCAACGGCGTCACCGACGCAACAGTCGACGAACTCGCCGACGACGTGGTTCCATTCCTCGAGAGCGAAGGGATTCCGGTCCACGGAATTCTGCCGCGAGACCGCGCGCTCGCCGGTGTCACCGTCGCCGACCTCGCACGCAGTCTCGGCGCGGACATCCTCACTGGCGATGCCAACACGGACATCCACGTCGAACGGTTCAGTGTCGGCGCAATGAGCGGGAGCAGCGCACTCGAACGCTTCCGCCGGACGCGCGACGCCGTCGTCGTCACCGGCGGTGACCGCTCGGAGGTCCAGACCGCAGCGCTCGAAGCGTCGGGTATCAAAGCACTCCTTCTCACAGGTGGGTTCCAGCCCCCCAGTGCGGTTATCGGACAGGCGACCGAGAAAAACGTCCCAGTGCTGTCAGTCCAGTCGGATACACGGACGACGATAGACAGAGTCGAGGAGGTACTCCGAACCGGGCAGACACGGAATGAGGCAACAGTCGACCGTATGCGGACGCTACTCGACGACGGTGTCGATATCGAAACGCTGCTGTCAATCGATCTGTAG
- the dpsA gene encoding DNA starvation/stationary phase protection protein DpsA, which translates to MPTQEHVRREFGEVEENELRLDKEKSEQVINALNQDLADTYTLYHQVKKHHWNVEGAEFRDLHLFLGDAAGHAEEAADELAERAQALGGTPIAGGKAQEEHASVEPEGQDVYDIRTSLENDLEMYGDVIESLRDHIDLAENLGDHATAQILREIIVQTEEDAHHIEHYLEDDTLVMD; encoded by the coding sequence ATGCCAACACAAGAGCACGTCCGACGCGAGTTCGGGGAAGTCGAAGAGAACGAACTCCGCCTCGACAAGGAGAAGTCCGAGCAGGTAATCAACGCGCTGAATCAGGACCTGGCGGACACGTACACGCTGTATCATCAGGTCAAGAAGCACCACTGGAACGTCGAGGGCGCGGAGTTCCGCGACCTCCACCTGTTCCTCGGCGACGCCGCCGGACACGCCGAAGAAGCGGCCGACGAACTCGCAGAGCGAGCGCAGGCTCTCGGTGGCACCCCCATCGCTGGCGGCAAGGCACAGGAAGAGCACGCATCGGTAGAACCGGAGGGACAGGACGTCTACGACATCCGGACGTCGCTCGAAAACGACCTCGAGATGTACGGCGACGTCATCGAGTCGCTCCGTGACCACATCGACCTCGCGGAGAACCTCGGCGACCACGCCACGGCCCAGATACTCCGGGAAATCATCGTCCAGACCGAGGAAGACGCCCACCACATCGAGCACTACCTCGAAGACGACACGCTCGTCATGGACTAA
- a CDS encoding HTH domain-containing protein — protein MSSSTAPGGRRATLFVRSDLPAPSQKRCTAIERELQELVCRGVLNEAETVEWAKRVPLQGSGDGPERTLYNEFAEWARESGVCLAPFFDTRLCYSSTTGEKRRELVMPAVCLAVYEGDELVQVAPFADAGRAESVEECIAELAETGTLPDTYSATVSTV, from the coding sequence ATGTCCAGCTCTACCGCTCCGGGTGGTCGCCGGGCGACCCTGTTCGTCCGGTCTGACCTCCCAGCGCCGTCACAGAAACGCTGTACCGCTATCGAACGTGAGCTACAGGAGCTGGTGTGTCGTGGCGTACTCAACGAGGCCGAGACAGTCGAGTGGGCGAAACGCGTGCCGCTGCAGGGCTCCGGTGACGGACCCGAGCGGACACTCTACAACGAGTTCGCGGAGTGGGCCCGCGAGTCAGGGGTCTGTCTCGCACCGTTTTTCGACACCCGGCTCTGTTACAGTTCAACGACGGGTGAGAAACGCCGGGAACTCGTCATGCCGGCCGTCTGCCTCGCAGTCTACGAGGGCGACGAGCTGGTGCAGGTTGCCCCCTTCGCCGACGCGGGTCGAGCGGAGTCCGTCGAAGAATGTATTGCAGAACTGGCCGAGACAGGGACCCTCCCGGACACATACTCGGCAACGGTCTCGACCGTATAA
- a CDS encoding Zn-ribbon domain-containing OB-fold protein, whose translation MTLEAGMCSNGHVSYPTHPLCPECGEPQEETFDLSDRTGEVVTWTHSTATPPGVREPNTLAIVEFDITDIDGASDEFVRALGQVTTDEVETGDTVEPVYVEELRDPDVGIKVPESQDWDGYRWDPV comes from the coding sequence ATGACGCTGGAAGCAGGGATGTGCTCGAACGGTCACGTCTCGTACCCCACGCATCCGCTCTGTCCGGAGTGTGGCGAACCGCAGGAGGAGACCTTCGACCTCTCGGACCGGACCGGCGAGGTCGTCACCTGGACCCACTCGACGGCGACGCCGCCGGGCGTCCGCGAGCCGAACACGCTCGCTATCGTCGAGTTCGACATCACGGACATCGACGGCGCGAGCGACGAGTTCGTCCGCGCGCTCGGCCAGGTGACCACGGACGAGGTCGAAACCGGGGACACGGTCGAACCCGTCTACGTCGAGGAACTCCGCGACCCCGACGTGGGCATCAAAGTGCCCGAGAGCCAGGACTGGGACGGCTACCGCTGGGACCCCGTCTGA
- a CDS encoding transcriptional regulator: protein MDDIRFAVLGTGGIGRRTLEVSQHKDGLTAVAACDRNGVAIDHDGLDVDELLAATEGNIASGPEDGVPDDDVATDGGAAAAKADGVKQHGEEAGIIASEQGKPTETPIDDIIDESDAIDAVLLALPNLEHDFIPRVAERFAEADYEGVMIDVLKRSRVIGMLDAREETLKESGITFVCGAGATPGFLTGAAALAAQSFVEVEEVEIWWGVGLKSGYEDNRGTVREDIAHLDGYDIETAREMSEAEIEALIDEHDGVLEFHDMEHADDVLLERAGICDAEDVHVGGVLDVRSDEKPTTTTVSVTGTTFDGETGTNTFELDDVTSMEANVNGPALGYLKAGVRNNRAGHYGVFGPADLMPGF, encoded by the coding sequence ATGGACGACATACGCTTTGCAGTGCTTGGAACCGGTGGTATCGGACGGCGGACGCTCGAAGTCTCACAGCACAAGGACGGCCTCACCGCCGTCGCGGCCTGTGACCGCAACGGCGTGGCTATCGACCACGACGGGCTGGACGTGGACGAACTGCTGGCGGCGACGGAAGGCAACATCGCGAGCGGGCCAGAAGACGGCGTACCCGACGACGACGTTGCGACCGATGGCGGCGCGGCCGCCGCCAAAGCCGACGGCGTCAAACAGCACGGCGAGGAGGCCGGCATCATCGCAAGCGAACAGGGGAAACCAACAGAAACGCCCATCGACGACATCATCGACGAGAGCGACGCGATCGACGCCGTTCTGCTGGCGCTGCCGAACCTCGAACACGATTTCATCCCGCGCGTTGCCGAGCGCTTCGCGGAAGCCGACTACGAGGGCGTCATGATAGACGTGCTCAAACGCTCCCGCGTCATCGGCATGCTCGATGCCCGCGAGGAGACGCTGAAAGAATCCGGCATCACGTTCGTCTGCGGTGCCGGCGCGACACCGGGCTTCCTGACCGGCGCGGCCGCGCTGGCCGCTCAGTCGTTCGTCGAGGTCGAGGAAGTCGAGATCTGGTGGGGCGTCGGCCTCAAGTCCGGCTACGAGGACAACCGCGGCACCGTCCGCGAGGACATCGCCCACCTCGACGGCTACGACATCGAGACGGCCCGCGAGATGAGCGAAGCGGAAATCGAGGCACTCATCGACGAACACGACGGCGTCCTGGAGTTCCACGACATGGAGCACGCCGACGACGTGCTACTGGAGCGTGCGGGCATCTGTGACGCCGAAGACGTCCACGTCGGCGGCGTCCTCGACGTGCGCTCTGACGAGAAACCGACCACGACGACGGTCAGCGTGACGGGTACAACCTTCGACGGGGAGACGGGAACGAACACCTTCGAATTGGACGACGTGACGAGCATGGAGGCCAACGTCAACGGGCCTGCGCTGGGCTACCTGAAAGCCGGTGTCCGGAACAACCGCGCCGGCCACTACGGCGTGTTCGGCCCCGCAGACCTGATGCCCGGCTTCTGA
- a CDS encoding DUF7547 family protein, with protein sequence MSSDDDLTALITDLVTTLQELETEVEPTTDSGLPRPPTPGELLRFTSDVTIPAVILVLKTNIEALKILRRALRMAEGRPTSTGSASGEVRQRASELSRATLSRLDDALTDLQRAVEGTPEDEEARELVHEAQQLRGQIQERLAEETGENEATHSERVTDVPVDVDAELRSIKDEIDGPDRDDDGTENGDGSDEE encoded by the coding sequence ATGAGTTCGGACGACGACCTTACCGCTCTGATTACGGACCTCGTTACGACGCTACAGGAGCTTGAGACGGAGGTCGAGCCCACGACGGACAGCGGCCTGCCGCGCCCGCCGACGCCGGGTGAACTCCTGCGGTTCACCAGCGACGTGACCATCCCCGCAGTCATCCTGGTCCTGAAGACCAACATCGAGGCGCTGAAAATCCTCCGGCGCGCCCTCCGGATGGCCGAGGGACGGCCGACATCGACCGGGTCCGCCTCTGGCGAAGTACGACAGCGTGCGAGTGAGTTGAGTCGGGCAACGCTCTCCCGTCTCGACGATGCGTTGACCGACCTCCAGCGCGCTGTCGAAGGGACACCGGAAGACGAGGAGGCCCGCGAACTCGTTCACGAAGCCCAACAGTTACGCGGTCAGATACAGGAGCGACTGGCCGAGGAGACGGGGGAGAATGAAGCGACTCACTCCGAGCGGGTTACTGACGTGCCCGTGGACGTAGATGCCGAGTTACGGTCGATAAAGGACGAAATCGATGGTCCGGACAGGGACGACGACGGTACTGAAAACGGCGATGGAAGCGATGAGGAATAA
- a CDS encoding DUF7551 domain-containing protein: MVGRTLADIRDRLSELSVAVGPYRVVSARTGTPPFPVSGMQFPDRETAAEAASVATAYRSALRRYDPRVTVHGLIVCEAPWGTDAVRTGPSSLPEYCHTVAGSLFEVLSGRHRSVEQAVIDSYLEAAEETENRERLCLAMLESMATALAEHLDPEMQADTLREAAGQLPRKPSGPEPVRDAIADLEAAGLVDEAAIEPAAVGPGRCARYITLQNYRPTLSDLRCPVLPIAVELLRRTSITPQMAEAERTADGWRLLVSLAGDQPAEGLSVVTTTA, translated from the coding sequence ATGGTCGGACGAACGCTCGCAGACATCCGTGACAGGCTCTCGGAGCTCAGTGTGGCTGTCGGGCCGTATCGCGTCGTCAGCGCCCGAACGGGCACACCGCCGTTCCCGGTGTCAGGCATGCAGTTTCCGGACCGTGAGACGGCCGCCGAAGCGGCCAGCGTAGCGACTGCCTACCGAAGCGCTCTCCGGCGCTACGACCCACGTGTCACCGTGCACGGCCTCATCGTCTGTGAAGCGCCGTGGGGGACCGACGCCGTCAGGACTGGTCCGTCGTCGCTCCCGGAGTACTGTCACACGGTCGCCGGGTCGCTGTTCGAAGTGCTGTCGGGCCGTCATCGGTCCGTTGAGCAGGCAGTCATCGACAGCTATCTCGAAGCGGCTGAGGAGACCGAGAACCGCGAGCGACTCTGTCTGGCGATGCTCGAAAGCATGGCCACGGCACTGGCCGAACACCTTGACCCAGAGATGCAGGCGGATACCCTCCGCGAAGCCGCCGGACAGCTGCCGAGAAAGCCAAGTGGCCCTGAGCCGGTTCGGGACGCCATCGCCGACCTCGAAGCAGCGGGGCTTGTCGACGAGGCAGCAATCGAACCCGCCGCTGTCGGTCCCGGCCGGTGTGCCAGATATATCACATTACAGAACTATCGCCCGACGCTGTCGGACCTTCGCTGTCCGGTGTTGCCGATTGCAGTCGAGCTACTGCGCCGGACGAGCATCACGCCACAGATGGCCGAAGCGGAGCGAACTGCGGACGGCTGGCGGCTACTCGTCTCACTGGCCGGCGACCAACCCGCCGAGGGACTGTCGGTCGTTACGACGACTGCCTGA
- the bioD gene encoding dethiobiotin synthase produces MSETSDDVRPGTGHIAADGVFVVGTDTGVGKTVVTAGLTGWLRDSGTDAVAVKPCQTGYPPDDDAAFVESVCGTADAAVCLERLSPPLAPEVAAREAAEAVTLSYESIRDGVADVVAESETAVVEGIGGLRVPLADGREVIDLVGDVGLPALVVARSGLGTLNHTALTVRALRRRGVPVVGVVLNEYEGATTAERTNPEVIEQMTGCSVWSVPPLDIEPAGCVIDGFKAHLPQSVLQPALKQ; encoded by the coding sequence GTGAGCGAAACGAGCGACGATGTGAGGCCCGGAACCGGCCACATCGCTGCGGACGGTGTCTTCGTCGTCGGCACCGACACCGGCGTCGGCAAGACGGTCGTAACCGCCGGGCTGACTGGCTGGCTGCGGGATTCGGGAACCGACGCGGTCGCGGTCAAGCCCTGTCAGACCGGCTATCCGCCGGACGACGACGCGGCGTTCGTTGAGTCCGTCTGTGGGACCGCCGACGCTGCAGTCTGTCTGGAGCGGTTGTCACCACCACTGGCACCGGAAGTGGCCGCGAGAGAAGCAGCCGAGGCTGTCACGCTTTCCTACGAGTCGATTCGCGACGGGGTCGCCGATGTCGTGGCAGAAAGCGAGACAGCTGTCGTCGAAGGTATCGGCGGCCTGCGTGTCCCGCTGGCAGACGGTCGAGAGGTCATCGACCTCGTTGGAGATGTCGGGCTTCCTGCGCTGGTCGTCGCCCGTTCGGGCCTCGGCACGCTCAATCACACGGCGCTGACGGTCCGGGCGCTCCGCCGGAGAGGCGTGCCAGTCGTTGGTGTCGTTCTCAACGAGTACGAGGGCGCGACGACCGCAGAGCGCACGAACCCGGAGGTAATCGAGCAGATGACTGGATGTTCCGTCTGGTCCGTCCCGCCGCTTGACATCGAACCGGCAGGCTGCGTGATTGACGGCTTCAAAGCGCATCTCCCGCAGTCGGTGTTACAGCCGGCTCTCAAGCAGTAG
- the acs gene encoding acetate--CoA ligase alpha subunit yields the protein MGRLSTLFAPERVAVVGATDSEGSVGHAVTTNLLDSFAGEVVAVNPNKETVHGLPCYDNLAGLEDPGSVDVAVVVVPPTVAVDVIENAGEAGIENVVVITAGFGETGSDGAERERRLREAAREYDLNLVGPNSLGVMSTPVGLNATFGNVMASDGDISFMSQSGAFITAVLDWAAERDVGFKDIVSLGNKAVLDESDFVAEWGDDPDTDVILGYLEDINDGSSFVQTAREVTQDTPIVLVKSGRTDAGASAAASHTGAMAGSERAYEAGLDKAGTLRVESVQELFDYAQILAGQPLPDGDEIAIVTNAGGPGVMTTDAVGDSDLQLAQFGDETFSRLREEMPDEANIYNPVDIIGDAPAERFETALETVLADDSVSMAVVVACPTAVLSFEDLAERIVEQQERFEKPVAATLMGGQSVDAGANVLSEAGVPNYFDPARAVGSLDALRRYREIRATEYEEPTTFDVDRERAREILESGARRGSNRLGVEAMELLDAYGIPTPQGDVVSSPVEAEAIAEEIGDDVVMKIVSPDILHKSDIGGVEVGVPVEEVRDTYEDLVVRARNYQEDATILGVQVQEMVDLDNGVETILGMNRDPQFGPLLLFGLGGIFVEVLEDNTVSVAPVSENEAKGMLDDIDSAPLLRGARGRDPVDEATLVETIQRLSQLVTDFPAIVELDINPLVATPDGVQAVDLRLTLDQEKL from the coding sequence ATGGGACGATTATCGACGTTGTTTGCGCCGGAACGTGTCGCAGTGGTCGGGGCGACCGATTCGGAGGGGTCCGTCGGTCACGCGGTCACCACGAACCTGCTTGATTCCTTTGCAGGGGAGGTCGTGGCCGTGAACCCGAACAAAGAGACAGTACATGGATTGCCGTGTTACGACAACCTCGCCGGCCTGGAAGACCCTGGGTCGGTCGATGTTGCCGTCGTCGTCGTGCCGCCGACGGTGGCGGTCGATGTCATCGAGAACGCCGGGGAAGCGGGTATCGAAAACGTCGTGGTTATCACTGCTGGCTTCGGTGAGACCGGCAGTGACGGGGCCGAACGCGAGCGACGGCTCCGCGAGGCGGCTCGCGAATACGACCTGAATCTGGTCGGCCCGAACAGCCTCGGCGTGATGTCGACACCCGTCGGGCTCAACGCCACTTTCGGCAATGTGATGGCCAGCGACGGTGACATCTCCTTTATGAGCCAGTCGGGCGCGTTTATCACCGCCGTGCTAGACTGGGCCGCCGAACGCGATGTCGGCTTCAAAGACATCGTGTCGCTCGGGAACAAGGCAGTACTCGACGAGAGCGACTTCGTCGCCGAGTGGGGCGACGACCCCGATACTGACGTCATTCTGGGCTATCTTGAGGATATCAATGACGGGTCATCGTTCGTCCAGACGGCCCGAGAGGTGACACAGGACACGCCGATTGTCCTCGTCAAGTCCGGCCGGACGGACGCGGGTGCAAGCGCGGCCGCCTCTCACACCGGTGCGATGGCCGGTTCGGAGCGGGCCTACGAGGCAGGTCTCGACAAGGCCGGGACGCTCCGCGTCGAGTCCGTGCAGGAACTGTTCGACTACGCCCAGATTCTCGCGGGCCAGCCGCTCCCGGACGGAGACGAAATCGCTATCGTGACAAACGCTGGCGGTCCCGGCGTGATGACGACCGACGCGGTCGGCGACTCGGACCTGCAGCTCGCGCAGTTCGGTGACGAGACGTTCTCCCGGCTCCGCGAGGAGATGCCAGACGAGGCCAACATCTACAATCCGGTCGATATCATCGGCGATGCTCCCGCGGAGCGCTTCGAGACAGCACTGGAAACGGTACTGGCGGACGACAGTGTCTCGATGGCCGTCGTCGTCGCCTGCCCGACGGCGGTCCTCTCTTTCGAAGACCTCGCAGAGCGTATCGTCGAACAGCAAGAGCGGTTCGAAAAGCCCGTTGCGGCGACACTGATGGGCGGGCAGTCCGTCGACGCTGGGGCGAACGTCCTGAGTGAAGCGGGCGTGCCGAACTACTTCGACCCGGCGCGGGCCGTCGGGAGCCTCGACGCGCTCAGACGCTATCGTGAGATCAGGGCAACCGAGTACGAGGAGCCGACGACCTTCGACGTGGACCGCGAGCGGGCCCGCGAGATACTCGAATCCGGTGCCCGGCGCGGGTCGAACCGGCTCGGCGTGGAAGCGATGGAACTGCTTGACGCGTACGGGATTCCGACACCGCAGGGCGATGTCGTCTCCTCACCCGTCGAAGCGGAGGCTATCGCGGAGGAGATCGGCGACGACGTGGTGATGAAAATCGTCAGTCCGGACATCTTGCACAAGTCCGACATCGGCGGTGTCGAGGTCGGCGTCCCTGTCGAGGAGGTCCGTGACACCTACGAGGACCTCGTCGTCAGGGCACGGAACTATCAGGAGGACGCGACGATTCTCGGCGTCCAGGTACAGGAGATGGTCGACCTCGACAACGGCGTCGAGACGATTCTCGGAATGAACCGCGACCCGCAGTTCGGACCGCTGCTGTTGTTCGGTCTCGGCGGTATCTTCGTCGAGGTGCTCGAAGACAACACTGTCAGTGTCGCCCCCGTCAGCGAGAACGAGGCGAAGGGGATGCTCGACGATATCGACTCTGCGCCGCTGCTGCGCGGTGCCCGGGGCCGCGACCCCGTCGACGAAGCCACGCTTGTCGAGACCATCCAGCGGCTCTCGCAACTCGTCACTGACTTCCCCGCGATTGTGGAACTGGACATCAACCCCCTCGTCGCGACGCCCGACGGGGTGCAGGCGGTCGACCTGCGACTCACCCTCGACCAGGAGAAACTATGA
- a CDS encoding aminotransferase class I/II-fold pyridoxal phosphate-dependent enzyme codes for MTHGFDLHDRLEQRDAQNLRRHLEVAESVSARTRFADDPKGEPPEFGDEEIVFAANNYLGLADDSRVQRAAELGARTVGTGAGASRLITGDTQVHRGLERDLAASKGTERALVFSSGYAANIGTIDALAPDVVFSDELNHASIIDGCRVGASETVVYDHCDPDDLRAKMATRAADVDGDEQWLVVTDSVFSMDGDIAPLSAICDAADEYGAWLMVDEAHATGLFGDSGGGVVQKEGLSDRVDVQLGTLSKALASQGGYIAGDEVLIEYLLNAARSFVFSTGLSPPNAAAAREALRIARETDRKTELWDTVATLRDGLATMGYEVLGETHILPVVVGDRSDALELADRLRDHGIVAPAIRPPTVPEGTARIRVAPMATHTADDIAQCLDAFRTAGTEVGVL; via the coding sequence ATGACTCACGGCTTCGACTTGCACGACCGACTCGAACAGCGCGACGCACAGAACCTCCGCCGGCATCTGGAAGTCGCCGAATCCGTCTCGGCACGGACCAGATTCGCCGACGACCCGAAAGGAGAACCACCGGAGTTCGGCGACGAGGAGATCGTCTTCGCCGCGAACAACTACCTCGGACTGGCTGATGACAGCCGGGTCCAGCGAGCGGCCGAACTGGGCGCGCGGACTGTCGGGACCGGCGCGGGGGCCTCGCGATTGATCACCGGCGACACGCAGGTCCACCGTGGGCTGGAGCGCGACCTCGCGGCCTCGAAAGGGACCGAGCGAGCCCTGGTGTTCTCGTCGGGCTATGCGGCCAACATCGGGACTATTGACGCGCTGGCCCCGGATGTCGTCTTTTCGGACGAACTGAACCACGCCTCGATTATCGACGGGTGTCGCGTCGGGGCCAGCGAGACAGTGGTGTACGACCACTGCGACCCGGACGACCTCCGGGCGAAGATGGCCACGCGAGCGGCCGATGTCGACGGGGACGAACAGTGGCTCGTGGTCACCGATTCTGTGTTCTCGATGGACGGAGATATCGCGCCCCTGTCGGCTATCTGTGACGCCGCCGACGAGTACGGCGCGTGGCTGATGGTCGATGAGGCACACGCGACGGGGTTGTTCGGCGACAGCGGCGGCGGCGTCGTCCAGAAGGAGGGGCTGAGTGACCGCGTCGACGTGCAACTGGGCACGCTCTCGAAGGCGCTCGCAAGCCAAGGCGGCTACATCGCCGGCGACGAGGTGCTTATCGAGTACCTGCTGAACGCCGCGCGGTCGTTCGTGTTCTCGACCGGCCTCTCCCCGCCGAACGCCGCGGCGGCCCGCGAGGCGCTACGAATCGCTCGGGAGACCGACCGCAAGACGGAACTCTGGGACACTGTGGCGACGCTCAGGGACGGTCTGGCGACCATGGGCTACGAGGTGCTTGGCGAGACGCATATTCTCCCAGTCGTCGTCGGTGACCGTAGCGATGCGCTGGAACTGGCCGACCGCCTGCGCGACCACGGTATCGTCGCCCCTGCGATTCGGCCGCCGACGGTACCAGAGGGGACCGCTCGTATCCGGGTCGCGCCGATGGCGACACACACCGCTGACGACATCGCGCAGTGTCTCGACGCGTTCCGAACTGCCGGCACAGAGGTGGGCGTGCTGTGA